A single window of Microbispora hainanensis DNA harbors:
- the secD gene encoding protein translocase subunit SecD encodes MSRAPLWRAVAALAVIAISLLLALTIAPRLGLDLRGGTQLVFETRDSPTVKADADAADRALDVLRRRADALGVVDPTLVRSGEKRIIVELPGVLDPREAAAVIGKTAQLNFHPVLSAAEEGDTDAIADESGRKLKLGPVALSGAGVADAAARSDPQAGPGWFVTIDFKEPGPWRKLTGEAACAPLGDHKRRVAIVLDNEIISSPQVDESIACGVGIGGGTTQITGSFTPQEAQNLAVLIKGGSLPVPLELVEQRTVGPTLGADAIAASAKAGVAGVILTAVFIGMVYRLVGVLAAVALACYGLISYAGLVAMGATLTLPGLAGFVLAIGMAVDANVLVFERAREEFGDAPRRGLKAALDRGFKNAWSAIADSGITTLLAAGLLFWLASGPVKGFGVTLAIGVLASLVSAMLITRVLTAALIGRIGPRASGIGSIGRVRTWLTRRDPDLMRRGRLWLAVAAGLLVVAGAGLVTRGLNYGVEFTGGRIVEFGTSRPVDVAAARQAVADAGFPSAVVQRSDDALSVRTGQISADDVVRMEEALDRRVGEVAKQRDELIGPSLGEELRRNAIIALAVALAAQLVYLAFRFRWTFGTAAVAALFVDAAVVVGAFAWMGRPIDGVFLAAMLTIIGYSVNDKVVLFDRVRELWPVRRREPFGRVVNAAILQTAPRTVNTGLGALFILAALAVFGGDSLRDFAVALLIGIVAGTLSSSFVAGPVAIALERRSGQAPPAPAAPRVRPVRRDDSGAVV; translated from the coding sequence ATGTCCCGTGCGCCCCTGTGGCGCGCGGTGGCGGCGCTCGCCGTCATCGCGATCTCACTGCTGCTCGCTCTCACCATTGCGCCGCGCCTCGGCCTCGACCTGCGCGGCGGCACCCAGCTCGTCTTCGAGACGAGAGACTCTCCCACGGTCAAGGCGGACGCCGACGCCGCCGACCGTGCCCTCGACGTGCTCCGGCGCCGGGCGGACGCCCTCGGAGTCGTCGATCCCACCCTGGTCCGCTCCGGCGAGAAGCGGATCATCGTCGAACTGCCCGGCGTGCTCGACCCGCGCGAGGCCGCCGCGGTCATCGGCAAGACCGCCCAGCTCAACTTCCATCCGGTGCTGAGCGCCGCCGAGGAGGGTGACACGGACGCGATCGCGGACGAGAGCGGCCGGAAGCTGAAGCTCGGGCCGGTCGCGCTCAGCGGGGCCGGTGTCGCCGACGCCGCCGCGCGCAGCGACCCCCAGGCGGGGCCGGGCTGGTTCGTCACGATCGATTTCAAGGAACCCGGTCCCTGGCGGAAGCTGACCGGCGAGGCGGCCTGCGCGCCGCTCGGCGACCACAAGCGCCGCGTCGCCATCGTCCTCGACAACGAGATCATCTCCTCGCCGCAGGTGGACGAGTCGATCGCCTGCGGGGTGGGGATCGGCGGCGGCACCACGCAGATCACCGGGTCGTTCACCCCGCAGGAGGCGCAGAACCTCGCGGTGCTGATCAAGGGCGGCTCGCTTCCGGTGCCGCTTGAGCTGGTCGAGCAGCGTACGGTCGGCCCGACCCTCGGCGCCGACGCCATCGCGGCGAGCGCCAAGGCCGGCGTCGCCGGGGTGATCCTGACCGCGGTGTTCATCGGCATGGTCTACCGGCTGGTGGGCGTGCTGGCCGCGGTCGCGCTCGCCTGCTACGGCCTGATCTCGTACGCCGGGCTCGTGGCCATGGGGGCCACGCTCACGCTGCCCGGCCTGGCCGGGTTCGTCCTGGCGATCGGCATGGCGGTGGACGCCAACGTGCTGGTCTTCGAACGGGCCAGAGAGGAGTTCGGCGACGCGCCCCGGCGGGGCCTCAAGGCGGCACTCGACCGGGGCTTCAAGAACGCCTGGAGCGCGATCGCCGACTCCGGCATCACCACCCTGCTCGCCGCCGGGCTGCTGTTCTGGCTGGCCTCGGGGCCGGTGAAGGGCTTCGGCGTGACGCTGGCCATCGGCGTGCTGGCCTCGTTGGTCTCGGCCATGCTGATCACCCGGGTGCTCACCGCCGCGCTGATCGGCAGGATCGGCCCGCGGGCGTCCGGCATCGGCTCGATCGGCCGGGTCAGGACGTGGCTGACGCGGCGCGACCCGGACCTGATGCGGCGCGGGCGGCTGTGGCTCGCCGTCGCGGCCGGGCTGCTCGTGGTCGCGGGCGCGGGCCTGGTCACCCGCGGCCTCAACTACGGCGTCGAGTTCACCGGCGGCCGGATCGTGGAGTTCGGCACGAGCAGGCCCGTGGACGTCGCGGCGGCCAGGCAGGCGGTGGCGGACGCCGGGTTCCCCTCGGCCGTCGTGCAGCGGTCGGACGACGCGCTCTCGGTGCGCACCGGGCAGATCAGCGCCGACGACGTGGTCCGCATGGAGGAGGCGCTCGACCGGCGCGTGGGCGAGGTCGCCAAGCAGCGCGACGAGCTGATCGGGCCGAGCCTGGGCGAGGAGCTGCGCCGCAACGCGATCATCGCGCTCGCTGTCGCGCTCGCCGCACAGCTCGTCTATCTGGCGTTCCGGTTCCGGTGGACGTTCGGCACGGCGGCCGTGGCGGCGCTGTTCGTGGACGCGGCCGTCGTCGTCGGCGCGTTCGCCTGGATGGGCAGGCCGATCGACGGGGTGTTCCTGGCGGCGATGCTCACGATCATCGGTTATTCGGTCAACGACAAGGTCGTGCTGTTCGACCGGGTGCGCGAGCTGTGGCCGGTGCGCCGCCGCGAGCCGTTCGGCCGGGTGGTGAACGCCGCGATCCTGCAGACCGCGCCGCGCACGGTCAACACCGGGCTCGGGGCGCTGTTCATCCTGGCGGCGCTTGCGGTGTTCGGCGGCGACTCGCTGCGCGACTTCGCCGTCGCCCTCCTGATCGGCATCGTCGCCGGCACGCTGTCGTCGTCGTTCGTGGCCGGGCCGGTGGCGATCGCGCTGGAGCGGCGCTCCGGCCAGGCGCCGCCGGCTCCCGCCGCGCCCCGGGTCAGGCCCGTACGCCGCGACGACTCCGGCGCGGTGGTCTGA
- a CDS encoding glycoside hydrolase family 25 protein, with product MSTHRLSLGGRHSRRRLRSALAAATLAVSAATAGITAAVALPAAPAYANPHTYGQDVSGYEADHDWMNSRAQFGFIKATEGTDWVDSSFPRHWRELAKKGIVRGAYHYGHPSNDPIAEADHFLSVVNSQPSKPGDILVLDLETADGESVEQVNKWAKTWLEYVTAKTGTRPMFYSGWNFANKYGRGLGQYPLWVAHYSKAPGDITPPADWKTWAIHQYTDEPIDQNVSSLTPAQLRALGRR from the coding sequence ATGTCCACCCATCGGCTCTCCCTCGGGGGCCGGCACTCGCGCCGGCGCCTGCGCTCCGCCCTCGCGGCGGCGACCCTCGCGGTCTCGGCCGCCACGGCCGGCATCACCGCGGCCGTGGCTCTGCCCGCCGCCCCGGCGTACGCGAACCCGCACACGTACGGTCAGGACGTCTCCGGCTACGAGGCCGACCACGACTGGATGAACAGCCGCGCGCAGTTCGGCTTCATCAAGGCCACCGAGGGGACCGACTGGGTCGACTCGTCCTTCCCCCGGCACTGGCGGGAGCTGGCCAAGAAGGGCATCGTCCGCGGCGCCTACCACTACGGCCACCCCTCCAACGACCCCATCGCCGAGGCCGACCACTTCCTCAGCGTGGTGAACTCGCAGCCGAGCAAGCCCGGCGACATCCTGGTCCTCGACCTGGAGACCGCGGACGGCGAGTCCGTCGAGCAGGTCAACAAGTGGGCCAAGACCTGGCTGGAGTATGTGACGGCCAAGACCGGCACCAGGCCGATGTTCTACAGCGGGTGGAACTTCGCCAACAAGTACGGCCGCGGCCTCGGCCAGTACCCGCTGTGGGTGGCCCACTACAGCAAGGCGCCCGGCGACATCACGCCGCCCGCCGACTGGAAGACCTGGGCCATCCACCAGTACACCGATGAGCCCATCGACCAGAACGTCTCCTCGCTGACGCCCGCCCAGCTGCGCGCGCTCGGCCGCCGATAA
- a CDS encoding TraR/DksA family transcriptional regulator, whose translation MAEIRSPRLLMEECRRYSAQMSELRTLLEERLHAAVGEAATIEVAEIEAALERMERGLYGTCTRCEAFLPLDRLRRMPHVQVCASCAGETRLSA comes from the coding sequence ATGGCAGAGATCAGGTCGCCGCGTCTCCTCATGGAGGAGTGCCGGCGGTATTCCGCGCAGATGTCCGAGCTGCGCACGCTGCTCGAGGAGCGGCTCCACGCCGCCGTGGGCGAGGCCGCCACGATCGAGGTCGCCGAGATCGAGGCGGCTCTGGAGCGGATGGAGCGCGGCCTCTACGGCACCTGCACCCGATGCGAGGCGTTCCTGCCGCTCGACCGGCTCCGGCGCATGCCGCACGTGCAGGTCTGCGCGTCATGCGCCGGAGAGACCCGGTTGTCGGCATGA
- a CDS encoding TraR/DksA family transcriptional regulator yields MTTSDEFTAISEPQTQAMRADLEEQLQWREVQLRDLRAAVDGGNDDTARLALLADVAATERAVAELRRALERIEEGSYGRCADCAGAIPFGRLKIRPLARYCIACQRRHETR; encoded by the coding sequence ATGACCACCAGTGACGAGTTCACCGCGATCAGCGAGCCGCAGACGCAGGCCATGCGCGCGGACCTTGAAGAGCAGCTCCAGTGGCGGGAGGTGCAGCTGCGCGACCTGCGGGCCGCCGTCGACGGCGGCAACGACGACACCGCGAGGCTCGCCCTGCTCGCCGACGTCGCCGCCACCGAGCGGGCGGTCGCCGAGCTGCGCAGGGCGCTGGAGCGGATCGAGGAGGGCAGCTACGGCCGGTGCGCCGACTGCGCCGGGGCCATCCCGTTCGGCCGCCTGAAGATCCGGCCCCTGGCCCGGTATTGCATCGCCTGCCAGCGGCGCCACGAGACCCGGTGA